A DNA window from Paralichthys olivaceus isolate ysfri-2021 chromosome 11, ASM2471397v2, whole genome shotgun sequence contains the following coding sequences:
- the LOC109634489 gene encoding uncharacterized protein isoform X2: MELDVGKAEGEEDEEKDSFHPVSRCPACSQEYDVALILPCSHTMCGQCVAAGERTSSGQSLHHRVGLSVCSVLCPSCRHPVELPCGTWSSATSCLPKHPTLSPARVSRGTGTTEGASEDHRQHVQGHSHCRDSAEERAHRCLHGSNAASSPVPPVDGDVDLREEEMEQSVFGLCFALDPSSVPPSLFLSNGSLAVTYRGPAAPPPDKVRGPTMTSDPMVPLVLPQVCADVVIARGQYYWEVDVCNSSVYRIGVIPLDGCGGWWLERQGLYFSAVYDGSWEPLYTVPPQIKSLGIFLNIGGGALSFHNPLTHEHLATLPTRFGTAGVLPALGLGQGRLRLRCGLPPPPHVFLSKDSTYKGPGAASRGRWCREIPFWSVRKVIQKFEELAVSDSDSGVVSSFGSSLASLPDLGNPGMFPSGHWS, encoded by the exons AT GGAGCTGGATGTGGGAAAGGCTGAgggggaggaagatgaggaaaagGACTCTTTTCATCCAGTCTCCCGGTGTCCAGCTTGTAGCCAAGAATATGATGTGGCACTGATCCTGCCGTGCTCTCACACCATGTGTGGTCAGTGCGTAGCTGCTGGAGAGAGAACAAGCTCAGGTCAGTCTCTCCACCACCGCGTCGgcctctctgtctgctctgtgCTGTGCCCCAGCTGCCGACATCCTGTGGAGCTGCCATGTGGGACCTGGTCGTctgccacttcctgtttaccaAAACATCCCACGCTGAGTCCTGCACGTGTCAGCAGGGGGACGGGCACCACGGAGGGAGCATCTGAGGATCACCGTCAGCATGTGCAG GGTCACTCACACTGCAGGGATTCAGCTGAGGAGAGAGCACACCGCTGTTTACATG GCTCTAATGCTGCCAGTTCCCCAGTACCACCAGTGGATGGCGATGTAGACCTgcgagaggaggagatggagcagTCTGTCTTTG GACTGTGTTTTGCTCTGGATCCCTCCAGCGTCCCTCCATCCCTATTTCTTTCTAACGGCTCCCTCGCTGTCACCTACCGAGGCCCTGCTGCCCCACCTCCAGACAAGGTCAGAGGGCCAACGATGACCTCCGACCCCATGGTCCCGTTGGTCCTGCCGCAGGTGTGCGCTGATGTAGTCATTGCACGGGGACAGTATTACTGGGAGGTGGATGTGTGTAACAGCTCCGTGTACAGGATTG GTGTGATCCCATTGGATGGTTGCGGTGGCTGGTGGCTGGAAAGGCAGGGCCTGTATTTTTCTGCAGTGTATGATGGGAGCTGGGAGCCGCTCTACACCGTCCCGCCCCAGATCAAAAGCCTTGGGATCTTCCTTAACATTGGAGGGGGGGCCCTGAGCTTCCACAACCCTCTGACCCACGAGCACCTAGCCACACTTCCTACCCGCTTCGGCACCGCCGGAGTGCTCCCGGCTCTGGGTCTGGGCCAGGGCCGCCTGAGGCTGCGCTGCGGTCTACCTCCTCCACCCCATGTCTTCCTCAGTAAGGATTCAACCTACAAGGGGCCCGGTGCTGCCAGCAGAGGTCGGTGGTGTAGGGAGATTCCCTTCTGGTCAGTGAGGAAAGTGATACAGAAGTTTGAGGAGCTGGCCGTGTCGGACTCAGACTCTGGTGTGGTTTCCAGCTTTGGATCGTCCTTGGCTTCCCTCCCAGATCTGGGGAATCCTGGGATGTTTCCCTCTGGGCACTGGAGCTGA
- the LOC109634489 gene encoding uncharacterized protein isoform X1, which produces MAVKILCPQIMCRELDVGKAEGEEDEEKDSFHPVSRCPACSQEYDVALILPCSHTMCGQCVAAGERTSSGQSLHHRVGLSVCSVLCPSCRHPVELPCGTWSSATSCLPKHPTLSPARVSRGTGTTEGASEDHRQHVQGHSHCRDSAEERAHRCLHGSNAASSPVPPVDGDVDLREEEMEQSVFGLCFALDPSSVPPSLFLSNGSLAVTYRGPAAPPPDKVRGPTMTSDPMVPLVLPQVCADVVIARGQYYWEVDVCNSSVYRIGVIPLDGCGGWWLERQGLYFSAVYDGSWEPLYTVPPQIKSLGIFLNIGGGALSFHNPLTHEHLATLPTRFGTAGVLPALGLGQGRLRLRCGLPPPPHVFLSKDSTYKGPGAASRGRWCREIPFWSVRKVIQKFEELAVSDSDSGVVSSFGSSLASLPDLGNPGMFPSGHWS; this is translated from the exons ATGGCAGTGAAGATATTGTGTCCCCAAATAATGTGCAGGGAGCTGGATGTGGGAAAGGCTGAgggggaggaagatgaggaaaagGACTCTTTTCATCCAGTCTCCCGGTGTCCAGCTTGTAGCCAAGAATATGATGTGGCACTGATCCTGCCGTGCTCTCACACCATGTGTGGTCAGTGCGTAGCTGCTGGAGAGAGAACAAGCTCAGGTCAGTCTCTCCACCACCGCGTCGgcctctctgtctgctctgtgCTGTGCCCCAGCTGCCGACATCCTGTGGAGCTGCCATGTGGGACCTGGTCGTctgccacttcctgtttaccaAAACATCCCACGCTGAGTCCTGCACGTGTCAGCAGGGGGACGGGCACCACGGAGGGAGCATCTGAGGATCACCGTCAGCATGTGCAG GGTCACTCACACTGCAGGGATTCAGCTGAGGAGAGAGCACACCGCTGTTTACATG GCTCTAATGCTGCCAGTTCCCCAGTACCACCAGTGGATGGCGATGTAGACCTgcgagaggaggagatggagcagTCTGTCTTTG GACTGTGTTTTGCTCTGGATCCCTCCAGCGTCCCTCCATCCCTATTTCTTTCTAACGGCTCCCTCGCTGTCACCTACCGAGGCCCTGCTGCCCCACCTCCAGACAAGGTCAGAGGGCCAACGATGACCTCCGACCCCATGGTCCCGTTGGTCCTGCCGCAGGTGTGCGCTGATGTAGTCATTGCACGGGGACAGTATTACTGGGAGGTGGATGTGTGTAACAGCTCCGTGTACAGGATTG GTGTGATCCCATTGGATGGTTGCGGTGGCTGGTGGCTGGAAAGGCAGGGCCTGTATTTTTCTGCAGTGTATGATGGGAGCTGGGAGCCGCTCTACACCGTCCCGCCCCAGATCAAAAGCCTTGGGATCTTCCTTAACATTGGAGGGGGGGCCCTGAGCTTCCACAACCCTCTGACCCACGAGCACCTAGCCACACTTCCTACCCGCTTCGGCACCGCCGGAGTGCTCCCGGCTCTGGGTCTGGGCCAGGGCCGCCTGAGGCTGCGCTGCGGTCTACCTCCTCCACCCCATGTCTTCCTCAGTAAGGATTCAACCTACAAGGGGCCCGGTGCTGCCAGCAGAGGTCGGTGGTGTAGGGAGATTCCCTTCTGGTCAGTGAGGAAAGTGATACAGAAGTTTGAGGAGCTGGCCGTGTCGGACTCAGACTCTGGTGTGGTTTCCAGCTTTGGATCGTCCTTGGCTTCCCTCCCAGATCTGGGGAATCCTGGGATGTTTCCCTCTGGGCACTGGAGCTGA